CACGAAAGCGAACTATATCTACCCAAAAGAATGAGCTTGTAAGATATATAAATTGTGAATATCATTGTAAATTGCGTAAGAGAATGgtttgcatacatttgggCGTATATTGCATAGTTATAAGTATTAGTCGCAAAGTAATGtgtatacatttaggcgttccGCAATCAGAAAAACACTGCTAATAGAAAATGTTTGAAGAATTTAAATATTACTCCAACTAGTTGgtaatgcaataaaacaaattattcgCATTGTAACagcttaaacaaacaaaaattcatAGCATGCTCCTCCAGTTTCATACGCCGAAAACTATGCAATCAGTGTGATGTGTTATTACAGCACTAAACATGATGAAACCTGCCTTTCAGCACCATTTTGATTCAATGTGAAAAGGTGTGGACGGTTAAAATGCTTTCCCCCATTTCCTTCCATATAGCTCCATCGCAATCGCGTCACTACACTCCAAATGTCACTCATCGTTTGGCGGCGTCTGTCGGTCATGTACACGCTATGACACCCTCTCCCAGGCTCACACACAGATCAATCtcacatcaacacacacacacacgcggatGAGGATTTTTCGAAACTGAGATTTTCCTCCCCTCTCTCCCCTTTCCCATCCGCTGGCTTCTGTTGACAGGACGAGcacatttaatatttatttcaatgcaGCGTTGGTGCATTTTTTGGGTATGGGAATTTCTTGtcccgctctcgctctctctctcttctccgAGCAAAACGGGCGAGTCCAAACCAGACCGTCCAGACCATTGTTTCTTTCGGCATTCTTCTCTGGCCGCATCCATCTCCCCCTCATCCATTAGCGCACAACAATGGAGAGCATTCGATAATTAACAACACACCGCGCTGAGACTCGTTCGCTATTGTCGCAAATGCACAAACACGCGAACAAAAAGgaaggacaaaaaaaagtccaaCCAGCTTGTTTTATTATGCATTCGACTGTTTTTATTATCACTCTGATTAtccttgtttctttttttggtttttgctgttgGTTCGTATTCAGTAGCCTTGCTTTCTTCTGCCTTCCTTTTTGCCGTTCGTTTGGGCGGCGTGGTGGCGCAAGGCGAAAgtctattgttttatgtaccaCCTCTCATGTGCAGTCCGTTTGCTGCACACGCTTCGAACGTGCATTTTGTGCGTCCCATTGGTTCCCGGTCGCtgaatgtaaacaataaatatttgaGTTGCACATGCGTGGTGCATGCGGGTTCCGCGCGCGCCCCACCATCCCCACACACAGAGTGCGTTTGAATCTCGGCACCGGTGCCGATGCATTTCGATGCAAGTTAAATTGATGCGTTTGGTTTTGTGCCTCCGCTTGCTTCATTCCGTTCGAAaaggtgtatttatttattatcgaAAAATTGCACATCACAGTTCagttcttccttttttttataccGCTGCAACCTTATACATTCTTCTGGCAGCGCCCACGGGAAATGCATGCATTGGTGCCGTTCGGTTTTTCGCGGGAAGCCCGAAACTCTTTCCATCGAGCGAGAAGCTAGCATCACAATTTTTGCTTTGGCGAGAGAAAatagtagagagagagagaatgactgggtaaatgtaaaaaaaaaagctgcaacTCTTCTGGAATAAACCATCTCACACCAGCCACCTCCATGACCGTGGAAGTGAAATTTAAAATCCTGCCAAAAAGAGGAAtataatgcacacacacacacacacatgtgcggGAATAGTATATTGAACGATTGCGCACGTGCAAAATGTCCTTTTATTGAGACCTAACTTTGGAGCGGAAATCCCTTTCGTGTTAGAGGTTTTGGGGGAGGAAGCAAGCGGgttttttaaaaaatgctcATCATCAAACAACTGGCGTCCCAACGGCTTTTGGCATTGCATTTTTACGACCGAACTTTAAATTGAGTCGCTTGGGTGCTATTCATTGTGTACTTTCATCGAGCTACAGTTGATTTACTGACAGGGCGAATCTTTCGCTGGGAAAGCTACAGTGGCGGGAACAGTGCAGAATATATTTGATACATCCAAGATGAATGATTGTATGATTGTAAAACGAAATAGAAAAGCACACGTTTCGTTAAGGGTTAATTAGCCATACTGTCATTGTTGGTTCGGAAAAACGCTTGCCGTTGCAATACACCAGGTTAAAGGATAATTCGGTACGATTTGTCGTACGTATTGCATACATCTAGGGTGTACTTtcgatttataaaaaaaactgttttgtaaCTGAAATGAATTTCGTGTTGTGATTGTAAGTAAAACAGCGTCCCATATCTCTTTTTATAAGAAGATTATTGAATTGGTCGTGATAATCATGTATTATGGAAAATCTCAGTCCAACATATATTTTGGCCTTTTATTCTACTAGGCTTTCGCAAGGAGGAGAGGGTACCTGTTTGGTTCCAGGATCGATATGGATTCATCTTCGGTTCCAGATAAGGTATGgattcatgatcggttccaggaacggtatgggttcatgataggttccagaaCCGTGATTGATGTATGATCGTTTCCAAAAGTAATGTCTCCTGGACTGGCATTAGGTCTTGTGCAGTTTTGAACCAGAATAGGTAATTGGATGGTGTCAGGACTAGTATGGATTTGGTTTTGATGTTAGGTCTCTTAAGAGTTCATCGTAAGTACCTCATTTTAATTAagttccgaggccatttattTCGGTGTACTTTGTATAGTGAAGGGGTTCTTTGAAATTTAGCTGAGTAGCCCTGTAACCTGGCCAAATTGATTAGTTTTTAACAGAAAAGCTTACATTTATCTGTTCTTAGCTCCTACATCATTATTATGAagtattttcatttaattaagaCAACAATATAGTTTTTTCCTCTCTATAGTTCAAATATGTTTTCATATCAACGCCAAGCAATCGTTTCATAGACTGGTTGTAGGACCCAATATGTGAAATTGTCAGTAAAAAGACGGTGTAAAGACAACGTTCGCCAATGgtgttttgcttcatttcacAGGCAACCAGAATAATTATCCAGCAGAGTAAATGCTACTGAATGTTATGGGGTGGGTACTTGTCTTGTATAATAACTAGATCTAGTTcaacttctaacatccataaaAGTTAACAAATATTGTACGCGACTGTAATGGTTTACAAGAAACACAAACTATTACATGTTACTGTGGGGAAGAAAAAGCGCAACGATACTAACCATTCATAAACGCACTTATTGCCAAAACAGTCGTTTAGTTTGCCATTAACTCGGTAacaaatttccttttttttttgtaaacatcCTTCCCAACGTTGTGCCTCCCCACAGAGGCCAACCGGAACCGGAGCTCCCCCGGAACACTGGTGGGACCGAAACCAAGGTGGAAATCCATCACACCCGCTAGCTGGCTCTACCCCGTTTGCTCCTTTTGTGTGAGTGCCTTGAGATCTCTCCGTTCCGGTGTTTGACAACACCGCGGCGggtgttattgttattgcagCTGCAGTTAGTGCATCgtatatttttgttatgtaGCCGCCACTCCTGCTCATCTTTTCCAGTAACGGTGGctgacaaaaaaacaacaatacactcacgcacacacacacacacacaccctttgcGCTGTCCCTTTCGCTGGCACCGGAAACGTGTGGAAAGAGCAAAATATAGCACACATAGGGAAGACAACTGTTTGGCGGCTTGCGCAAACGTTTGAAAGAAACGCCGCTGGCAAGGGTAAAAGAAGAAGTAAGAACATGAAGGCCAAAAGAGAGGAGGGGGGGAGAAGGCCACTGCAGTTTGTGCAATAGGCACGGCGGCGGCAAGTTTCTTCGCACTGcagttttccaattttttaaCTATACACAcatgtaagaaaaaaaaaatagtgttaTTTCTCAACCATCAAACATTCGCACGCACGTCCCTTGAATGGGCGCGGGAAAATGGACACCTTGCTTGCGAATGGCTTTTcttagaacaaacaaaaaaataattacaaaatacaACATTCTTTTCAATTCTTTTTAATACTTACTGTCTGTGTTTGCAACTGGGCGTGTGGGGCCACCGATTTTCTCACCAAAATTCGCCCCAAAAAGCAGTCtgaaaaaaccccaaaaaatTGGCTAACGGTTGTGTCACCTTTTTGCACAAAACGATCAAAaagatgcttttttttaaacatatatATTGCACACCTCGCTCAATTGCACTAAACTGGCACGTCTTCTGTCCCCTTCCTGGAGCAGCCCGCTTTAGTTGCCGTTGAATGgacccaacaaacaaaaaaaaaaacgcgtccCCGACGCAGCGGTCAGCGGTTTTGTTTAATCGGCTCCGCGGTAATGCCGCGGTTCGTGGTGTTTGCTCCCGATTTTTAAGACACTGCACTGTTATTGCAGTGTGCGCAGAAACGGTAGCCGCAAACTTGGCGGCTTTCGCAACGCAACGCCTCCTTCCATCACTACCTGCTACCTTGGGGAGGGGTAAGTGTGCATCAGAAATGCACAAATACCGAGGAAAACCCGTGCCCGGTGGAATCGAGCTTGCCGAAGCTTTCTTTACGATCTTCCACCATTCATGGATAAATGTTGAggttattgttttgcttttggttTCTTGTTGCATTTGTATCAACAAACAAGCAGCGAGtgtcgtcgtcgccgccgccTCTAGAGCGACACTCAAGCGCTATTGGGAAACGCACGTTGCGACAGTAGCGGCGTTTACGTTGCACGATTCGGTTCCTAGAAAAGACGTGCCACAGATAGCGGGCAGACACTATCGGTTTTTAGTGCGCCGGTTTTACCTACACCACAAGCGGTACGTGTTTTACACATTCTTGAAATCATccagggcgcgcgcgcgctccacGAACTCTCTTTAGCAGATATTTGCAccatttgctgttgttttgttgtgattcttttttttatcgcatCAACAAGTTTTATTGGTTAAGCTAAAagtcgattttttttcttttttctctttcgtttgtatttttgttttagttgttTGCTGTAGAGCGAGCGGCAGCGAGTTACCAGAGTACCAGAGAAAAGGGAGAACACACaatcattttggtttttctttcgttgcCTCCTTTACAGACTACACTCAGCTCGATCGTTTCgagaaccaaacaaacaaacaaacaaaaaattacaaaaaaaacagtaaaaacagAAGTAGAAAGAAAAGCTAGAACAGAACTTGCTTTCCTTCCCTCACCCCATTCCGAACCAGCCTGGAACCGTTATTCAACAGGAATGGCTCGCATGAACTAGACCTAGCGGCTTGGTTCCCCGGTTTACTGGCAGCGCCTTCACCGACACCGGTAAAGCAAAACCGAAGGAAGAACTCCCCAAGAGGCGGGCACAAACGCTtgcaaaagagagaaagagacagttACAATAAACGCTCAGCACAAACAGTcgaagcgagcgagagagagagagagaaaaaaggaaggcTTTCCAACACTGTCCGGAGGTGAGCCGATCCCCAAAACGATGGCAATCAACTTCTCGGCCTCGTTCGCGGCCTGCCTGGCGGCCGGGCTGAAGGTGCCGCGCCAGATCATGTACTGCATCTCGCAGGATACGGCCCCGTACGTGCTGTACAAGGATTCGCAGGAGGCGGCCGAGCGGggggcggccgccgccgccgccgtccaGTGGGGCAATGCCGAGGGCCAGGCCATCTACCAGCAGAACGCGCAGAACCATCTGCAGGCGCACATGAACGGGGCGgcgacgcagcagcagctggtggccgcggctgccgctgccgccgctcagcaccaccaccagcagcagcagcagcagcagcagcagcagcatcaccagcaGACATCCGCCAATCATAGTCCGCCGAATCAGGACAATAGGCCACAGCAACCGGGTGAACAAGCGAATGGTCATCTACACAGCCCGGCCACTAGTCCGTATCCTGCGAATAACGGTCCAGACATTGAGGAAGATTTGATCAAGGTACATTTGAGTCGCGGCGCGCGCTAAGAACGGGTTGTGCGAAGACGCGAGCGAACCGGCGAAACGACTCTGCTCCGCCTTGTTAGTGTTCTGCGCTATACCTAAtggatctctctctctctctctttgatTTAATCCTCTTTTCCCAACCCAGGTACAAAGCATGCAACAAGCCgttcagcaccagcagcagaacgGGCAGCAACAGTtggtccagcagcagcagcagcaacagcaaggtGGCAACAACTCCTCCGGCAATCATCCGAACGATCCGAACCAGCAGGGCAATCCATCGGCTCCCGGctccggcggtggtggtggtggtggtggtggcggcggtggcagcggtGGCGGACCGCCAGGACCGCCCGGGTGCTTCGGGAACGAGGCCGCCTCCCAGGCCGAGCTGAACTACTACGCGCAGCGGCATCACGCCGCCGGTCCGCAGGGCGCGATGCTACCGCCGCCCGGCTTCGCGCCACTGCACCACTATCTCAACCAGAAGGGCGTCCTGCCGGTGGGCATGCCGGCCGGGCTCGACCAGTCCGGGGCGCTCGAGCAGTACGGCATGCCGGACCTGCTGCACGGCGGCGCAAACGCACCCGGGAACGCTCCCGGTGCGCCCGGAGCAGCcggcaaccagcagcagcagcagcagcagcagcagcagcagcagcagcaactccaCCACTCACCCACCAACGGTGGTGTCGCTCCGAACGGTAACGCCGGCACTGGCAGCACCACCGGCGGCACTACCGGCGGCCACGCCAAGTCGAGCAAAAACTCCGACCTGCGGCTGTTCAAGTGTTTGACGTGCGGGAAGGACTTCAAGCAGAAGAGCACGCTGCTGCAGCACGAGCGCATCCACACGGACTCGCGCCCGTACGGCTGCCCCGAGTGCGGCAAGCGCTTCCGCCAGCAGTCCCACCTGACGCAGCACCTGCGGATACACGCGAACGAGAAGCCGTTCAGCTGCGCGTACTGTCCGCGCAGCTTCCGGCAGCGGGCGATCCTGAACCAGCACGTCCGCATTCACTCAGGTGATAAGCCGTTCGGCTGCCCGTATCCGGAGTGTGGCAAAAAGTTTCGACAAAAGGCCATACTGAACCAACATGTGCGCACCCATCAAGGCGAgcgattggttttttttttcctcgtgACGATTTTACTATCTATATTACTTAGTTAATCTTAATTATgcactctctctgtctctctgtctctcttgctttctctctcttccttcctCAATGTCATACACACATATTTACACTTTCACAAatccacacagacacaatcCAACATTTCTATCCCGGTTTTTGGGAAATCCAGTTCCTCCAGTTCCCAACCTTGTTACTAACCTTGctcatcatcttcatcctctctctccctctctctctgtctctctattGTGCGCTTTGGTGGCATCTTGTGTGGATGTCTTTGAAATCCTCGCCTCGGTGGGCGGCCATTTCCTAAGCCTTGCCGTTGGTTGTCTGGCAGAGTCTGGGTGCGAATTCTGGAGGTAGAAGCACATCTAGTCTTGAGTTGAAGAGCGACTTTTTTCCGATTGAAGATGCGCCAGAGATGCGACCCACATCCCAGAATTCGTCCAGAGCCAAACAGTCAACAGCTGCACACTCCTGCTATCTCACTAACATTCCTTCTACATCCTGTTGTGGCTTTTTGAACTGTGTCGTAGTGCTAGGCGTTTGCTTTTCTCCTACTTCCAAGCATGTGTTACATCCCAGTGACCAAAAGTAGCTTACCTCGAGCTGCTGGGCTTCCTCGTAGACTAGGCTACTTCCCAACCCCTTTCCCCACAAGCACCTGCTTTGCACGGAACGAGTCGCTgccgcaaaaacaaaacaaagcaaaaaaagccaTGCTCAAAATTTACCACTACACTCGTCACACGATGGACGACCGTTTCGTATCATTGGTTCGATCGATAGATGCCGACTTCACTGTCGGGGCACATGTTGCGTTTGTTGGCTACTCGTACCCGTACTCTGTTAGACTAGACACAAAACTCTGCTCACGCGGCAAATCGGTCGATCTTTCACgggtgtcgttttttttttgttctcttcttGCTCTCCCTCCCAAACAGATGTGTCTCCGCATTTGATCTTCAAGAACGGTCCGCATGCGACGCTCTGGCCCCAGGACGTGCCGTACCCGCCCGAGCTGGAGAACGCCCAGCCGAAGGACGAGCAGGCGTTCGGCGACGAAGCGTCCCAGGGCGGGGGCGAGTCGCGCGGCTGCTTCTCGCCCGACAACTATCCGGCCTACTTCAAGGACGGCAAGGGCGTGAACCACTCCATCTTCGGCAACAATCTGCAGTATCTGAACAAGGCGACGGGTGGCAAGGCGATGCTGCCGGATGTGATCCAGCACGGCCGGTCGGCCGGTATGCCGCTGTACGTGCGCTGCCCGATCTGCCAGAAGGAGTTCAAGCAGAAGAGCACGCTGCTGCAGCACGGCTGCATTCACATCGAGTCCCGGCCGTACCCGTGCCCGGAGTGTGGCAAGCGCTTCCGGCAGCAGTCCCACCTGACGCAGCACCTGCGCATCCACACGAACGAGAAGCCGTTCGGGTGCATGTACTGTCCGCGGTTCTTCCGGCAGCGCACGATCCTGAATCAGGTAAGAAGAAAACAGGAATGTAGGGCCCAGCAAGTGTAGTTTGGGTTACTAatgtcttttcttttttcattttctttaataGCACATTCGTATACACACGGGCGAGAAACCGTACCGGTGTGGACAGTGCGGCAAAGACTTCCGGCAGAAGGCCATCCTCGATCAGCACACCCGGACACACCAGGTAGTTGTAAAATTTAGATTTCAGTTCTACATGGTCCATCATATCGGAACGGTACTGTTGCGAGACAACTCTCTATCTTTTATGGCTCCATATAATTCTGGTGTGGAGCCTAAATCCGTAATGTCACGCAAAAAAAGCTTTGGAGGACATGGAATATCAGTAGCGTATGGATTACCATGGCCTAATAGTGCATATTAACGATACTCTGATCTGATCTTCGGGTCTTAGTTATCTAACATTGTTCTTTTTTGGAACTACTGCCTTAATGGTCCATTAGTGGTAAATGGACTTGTCCAATAGTATGTGATCCTTTCCTGTTCCTGCAATTTCTTAGTTAGGTATCTGTCGGACTACAATGACTAAAATATCTCACTaatttgaaacataaattcTTGCCCTAATATGATGGTCCTATAATATTTTCTCCGTTTTCGATCTTGACACCTCAATTTAGGGCTTGCACCTACTTTTTGTCCTTGTAGACGGGTTGATAAGCTCTTTATGGGCTCAGTCGTCTCATCGCAAGCGTATAGCATGGCCAACCCATCGAATCCTAGCGATTCAAAATCAGTTTATAGAAGTATTTGATTTTGCATTCAAAACAGACCCAATTTGTTAAGGATTTCTCAAGGGGTTCTCATTATTTTgagaaacttttttgactCTTTCTCCCGGAAAGGGACCTTTATGTGATCGGAAGTGGACTGTACGGCATCCTTTTTGGGTAGACTTATTTGAAATCGAATTGGAATAAAATGCCGATTGATCTTCTTGAGATCTCTATACCTATTACATGGATTACATGGATTATATAGACCAAATTAGGCTCAGGtgaaagaattaa
This genomic interval from Anopheles merus strain MAF chromosome 3L, AmerM5.1, whole genome shotgun sequence contains the following:
- the LOC121599075 gene encoding uncharacterized protein LOC121599075 isoform X3, with protein sequence MAINFSASFAACLAAGLKVPRQIMYCISQDTAPYVLYKDSQEAAERGAAAAAAVQWGNAEGQAIYQQNAQNHLQAHMNGAATQQQLVAAAAAAAAQHHHQQQQQQQQQQHHQQTSANHSPPNQDNRPQQPGEQANGHLHSPATSPYPANNGPDIEEDLIKVQSMQQAVQHQQQNGQQQLVQQQQQQQQGGNNSSGNHPNDPNQQGNPSAPGSGGGGGGGGGGGGSGGGPPGPPGCFGNEAASQAELNYYAQRHHAAGPQGAMLPPPGFAPLHHYLNQKGVLPVGMPAGLDQSGALEQYGMPDLLHGGANAPGNAPGAPGAAGNQQQQQQQQQQQQQQLHHSPTNGGVAPNGNAGTGSTTGGTTGGHAKSSKNSDLRLFKCLTCGKDFKQKSTLLQHERIHTDSRPYGCPECGKRFRQQSHLTQHLRIHANEKPFSCAYCPRSFRQRAILNQHVRIHSDVSPHLIFKNGPHATLWPQDVPYPPELENAQPKDEQAFGDEASQGGGESRGCFSPDNYPAYFKDGKGVNHSIFGNNLQYLNKATGGKAMLPDVIQHGRSAGMPLYVRCPICQKEFKQKSTLLQHGCIHIESRPYPCPECGKRFRQQSHLTQHLRIHTNEKPFGCMYCPRFFRQRTILNQHIRIHTGEKPYRCGQCGKDFRQKAILDQHTRTHQVGDRPFCCPMPNCRRRFGTEQEVKKHIDNHMNPHSSKSRKQAALNNNNNNNNNNNNNNNNNNNNNNNNGIIEQKVSPTFLMDKQNQLIQRMAAPVKHELYFPQCYGPPFNQSFVAGAAAVAAANANGQAAAAAAAAAAAAAAASLTGSGPPQQQPGGAGNQQPVPPPPHANGPSVPPPQVSAAAAAAVAAAIVAAPVPQAVVAQ
- the LOC121599075 gene encoding zinc finger protein 835-like isoform X1, which encodes MAINFSASFAACLAAGLKVPRQIMYCISQDTAPYVLYKDSQEAAERGAAAAAAVQWGNAEGQAIYQQNAQNHLQAHMNGAATQQQLVAAAAAAAAQHHHQQQQQQQQQQHHQQTSANHSPPNQDNRPQQPGEQANGHLHSPATSPYPANNGPDIEEDLIKVQSMQQAVQHQQQNGQQQLVQQQQQQQQGGNNSSGNHPNDPNQQGNPSAPGSGGGGGGGGGGGGSGGGPPGPPGCFGNEAASQAELNYYAQRHHAAGPQGAMLPPPGFAPLHHYLNQKGVLPVGMPAGLDQSGALEQYGMPDLLHGGANAPGNAPGAPGAAGNQQQQQQQQQQQQQQLHHSPTNGGVAPNGNAGTGSTTGGTTGGHAKSSKNSDLRLFKCLTCGKDFKQKSTLLQHERIHTDSRPYGCPECGKRFRQQSHLTQHLRIHANEKPFSCAYCPRSFRQRAILNQHVRIHSGDKPFGCPYPECGKKFRQKAILNQHVRTHQDVSPHLIFKNGPHATLWPQDVPYPPELENAQPKDEQAFGDEASQGGGESRGCFSPDNYPAYFKDGKGVNHSIFGNNLQYLNKATGGKAMLPDVIQHGRSAGMPLYVRCPICQKEFKQKSTLLQHGCIHIESRPYPCPECGKRFRQQSHLTQHLRIHTNEKPFGCMYCPRFFRQRTILNQHIRIHTGEKPYRCGQCGKDFRQKAILDQHTRTHQVGDRPFCCPMPNCRRRFGTEQEVKKHIDNHMNPHSSKSRKQAALNNNNNNNSNNNNNSSSNNNNNNDNSEAARNNGTANGTNASGNNNTTTTPPPPTIITIITTIITITTTTMALLSRRYRPRS
- the LOC121599075 gene encoding zinc finger protein 835-like isoform X2, which translates into the protein MAINFSASFAACLAAGLKVPRQIMYCISQDTAPYVLYKDSQEAAERGAAAAAAVQWGNAEGQAIYQQNAQNHLQAHMNGAATQQQLVAAAAAAAAQHHHQQQQQQQQQQHHQQTSANHSPPNQDNRPQQPGEQANGHLHSPATSPYPANNGPDIEEDLIKVQSMQQAVQHQQQNGQQQLVQQQQQQQQGGNNSSGNHPNDPNQQGNPSAPGSGGGGGGGGGGGGSGGGPPGPPGCFGNEAASQAELNYYAQRHHAAGPQGAMLPPPGFAPLHHYLNQKGVLPVGMPAGLDQSGALEQYGMPDLLHGGANAPGNAPGAPGAAGNQQQQQQQQQQQQQQLHHSPTNGGVAPNGNAGTGSTTGGTTGGHAKSSKNSDLRLFKCLTCGKDFKQKSTLLQHERIHTDSRPYGCPECGKRFRQQSHLTQHLRIHANEKPFSCAYCPRSFRQRAILNQHVRIHSGDKPFGCPYPECGKKFRQKAILNQHVRTHQDVSPHLIFKNGPHATLWPQDVPYPPELENAQPKDEQAFGDEASQGGGESRGCFSPDNYPAYFKDGKGVNHSIFGNNLQYLNKATGGKAMLPDVIQHGRSAGMPLYVRCPICQKEFKQKSTLLQHGCIHIESRPYPCPECGKRFRQQSHLTQHLRIHTNEKPFGCMYCPRFFRQRTILNQHIRIHTGEKPYRCGQCGKDFRQKAILDQHTRTHQGDRPFCCPMPNCRRRFGTEQEVKKHIDNHMNPHSSKSRKQAALNNNNNNNSNNNNNSSSNNNNNNDNSEAARNNGTANGTNASGNNNTTTTPPPPTIITIITTIITITTTTMALLSRRYRPRS